The Chelonia mydas isolate rCheMyd1 chromosome 1, rCheMyd1.pri.v2, whole genome shotgun sequence nucleotide sequence GTGAGGGAGGGGTATCTAGCCACAAAGCTCAGCACTGACACAGAGTCAAACAAGCCACGAATGGCAAAGAAGAGCGCTTTTGCACACTTGGACATTAAGAGTATGTCTCAGGGAACTGGAGGAAGCCACATCATCGCCTGCTTCCAATTACAGAGGGTGGGGGCGATTCCAGATCCAATTTCACACTGAACATGTAAAAACAAGGTGTTggggagttgggggcggggggggggggcagatgaaggagaggcaggcaggcgcacacacacacacacacacacaaacaaaatgcaaGACACGGTAATTCTTACAAGTTCTTAGCACCTTTGGTTGACAATTGTAGAGGCAATTTCAGATCCTGGAAATGGTTGCAGTGAACCCTCTCCAACGCACCCACCACAAACAGATGAAACCAAGCAGGAAGAGTAGCAGATCTTCCTTCACACCCACAAGGCTTGTGAAGTGATTCAGTGGACCCAAGGAGGCTTATATTTTTCCTGGGAGGTAAGACCTGTTGACCTCATCCTGCTGGGGTAATGTCATGCCAAGCCATTGCTCCTCCTGAATTGATGGACGGATGTGTGGCTTTCCCACTTCCACTAGGAAAAGGCTTAGGAAGGGTACGGCATGCCTCAGACCCGAGCAAGTGCAAGTGATGAACACAAGGAGGAAGATCCAGGCTGGAAGTGACAGGCCCAACAAAGCTCAGCAGACTGGAAGATCTggaagggaaggagcagaagggaggaggaagggccCAGGTGGTCTCAAAGTGCCCATACAACTGCCAAGTTAGCACCAATAGTAAAAGCAAGAAGGAAGTGAGCCTGGGGCATGTGTTGCAGGGGTGCAACCCCGCACTTGAGCTCTGTTGCAATTTCGTTCTAACCCTGATGCTTTACCTTCTgatctccttccctcctcttcctccccctccccccgatagTAACCCTCTCCCAAAGATACAGCCAGAACTACTGAAGCTGGATCATAAGAGACAGCTAACCCATGCCACAGAGAAGGGAGAGGGTCAGAGCTGCCCTGGGAGAAGGCAGGGTGAAGAACTGGAGAAGTGGAGGAGTGTGTGTACAgtgcatggcagagggggaaggtggaggggagcACAGCCCCTTTCAAATGCCTTATCCATCTCTCCAGTAGTAGGAGTTCCCCCATACCTTCAGaaaagatgggggggagggatccttacccacccagccccaacacacacacgcacacacccccgtTGTCACCCAGGCTCCACACCAGTTTGACAACATGTTCTTTGAAGACAAATGATCAttccccagcccaacccctcgCAGCTGTGACATCTGGGAACTTCAGACACCTCTGCCCTCCAACTCCCACCCCAGTCTCcaagcagaaagaaaaagaaccggggaaggggatggggggagagcaGGAGAAAACTAACAACAGCCATTCACACCATGACTTCTTCCAGCAGAGCCTCCCCTACCCCCCCGAAGCTGGGAGCCAACTTCTCACTTGCTGCCTCCTCCACCCGCTGCCACCTTCTCGAAATCCTCTGCGTTGCAGAACTCCTTGATGGTGACGGTCAGGAGATTGCTGGTGACATCTGTGACCACCACGTTGGAGCAGGGGGACATCTCAGGGCGCCAGTCGCCAGCCTCCTGCTCCGGGTCAGAAGAAGAGAGGGATGATGAGGGCGTCTGGCCCCCAGCACATCCCCTGGGGGGAGAGcgcttgctggtggctgctgatTCTGGTGGGATCGACAGGTCCAGGACCTCCGACTCGCGCCAGTCAGGAatggcagggctcagggtttCGGGAAGCAGCTTTGGGGGAGAATCGTCTGGGTCGGAGGAGGAGTGAGGGGTAGgagaggggcagcctgaggagctggagctgtgggcaTCGTAAGGGGTGGAGCCCATGACAAGCCCGCAGGAGGCACCTTGTGAGCCTCCTGCCTCCATCTTGCCCTCCAGAGATGTGGCCGGTGCAGCGGACGGCTTGTTGTACAGCGAGAAGGTGCCGAACTTCATATGGCGGATCTGGGTGCGGAGGATGCTCTCGCTGAACTTCTTACTCTTGCCAATGACGCGGTTTCGTGAGGGGATCTTTGGACgggccaggccccctcccccactcgcGGCCTTCCCGCCCTTGTCAATAACCTTGAGGTTGAGGATGATGCGGCTGCGTTTGGGCTCACGAGGCTTCACCTTGCGGTTGATGATGCGGACGGTCTCGGAGAAGGGCGAGACTGGCGGACGTAtgccagcccctcctcccactcccccgcCGTTCTGGGGGtctgggcggggcagggggcgccGGGACATGCGATGACATCGCCGGATGTCTTTCTTGAGCCGGTGCACTGCAGCGCTGGAGTGCAGCTTGGGTGACGAGGTGCTAGAGCCAGGCTTGACAGAGAAGTGTACATCCCCAATGTGAAGGGCCTCCGCCTGGGCCCGAGCCTgcggtggtgggggagagagcagAATGGAGTCAGAGACGACCTGAGATTTGCCAGGCCTTGAATCGGGGGCACCTCAGCTTGTGGTGACAAGACCACATGAGAGGCACCCTGTCAAGAGCCAGAGGGCTACACCTTGTTTGTATACAAATTACACATTTAAATGAAGAACTAAATGCACAGGACCCTAGTACTAAGGTAACCCAGTGGCGAACGGCTGCCAGAAGTCCCCCTCAGTGCCCGTTATAGCCCCTAGCTATGGAGCTTTGGCtctttagttcaagctgtagcagctcctgcTTTAGCTCCGGAAGTCCCCTGTTCAATCCCCAATGCATCAGCCAGGACGGCAGCTGTGACACTTGCATCATCTTTGACAGATGAGAGAAACGACCTGCCGGTGTGTGTTCAGCAGCAATGAAAACAACCAACCAAGGAACTCAGAGCCATGGGAAAGGAACAGCAGACTTCATCGGCAGACTGTTACTATCAATCACCATGAACGGCTCCCTCCACTAACAAGGGAAGTTAGTGCAGGGCAGCCGGTCAGGTTCTAGGACTTACCAAGGACTGCACTCGGAGGAAGTCTGAgactaggtctacactacagacttatgtcGGCagaactacgtcgctcaggggtgtggaataTCCTCACCCCAAGCGACACAGTTATACAGATCttaccccctgtgtagacagcgctatgtctatgggagggcttctcctgtagACAAAGCCACCATCTCTCGAGGAGGTGGAGTATCTACGCTGATAGGAGAAGCGCTCCTGTCATCATAAGTACCATCTTCACGAAGCATGCAGTGCTGCTTTAGCGCATTTCCTTGACCTCCCCCTTCTTACATGCTCCCCTGAAAGAGGAGCACAAAGGAAagtgcccagggagcctgggtgccagAGATTCTAAAGCTACACTCAATTGTTACTATACTCTGTCACCAGGAGAAGGGGCCAATCATCCTCATAAGCATCTGGTGGTTGTTGGTGGGGCTCAACACCAAGAAGTTTATTTGTGGTGAGTAAGCACCCCAATGCGCTCTAGGCACTGTCTGAATGTAGGGAGCAGGGACTGCGTCCATAAGCTCACAATCTAGAAGACAAACAAGAcaaaggataggagagaggaataaagcaagcaagcaaagtcCCATCCAGACTATTAGTTGGTTAATTTCTTGTAGGCGTCATGGGAGAAATGGATCTTTAGGAAGGGTTGATGGAGAAGGTAGTGGTCTGATGGATACTGTGAGAGGAAAGTCTCAGATTCAAGGTTCAAAAAGATactggacatagaatcataggagtggaagggacctcgagaggtcttgtAGTCCATTCCCCagtactcaaggcaggactaagtatagaccatctctgacagttgtttgtctaacctgctctgtcactggagatttttaagagatttcacaacctccctaggcaatttactccagtgcttaactgccctgacagtctggaagtttttcctaatgtccaacctaaaccacttttgctgcaatttaagctcattgcttcttgtcctatccttagaggttaatgagaacaactTACtttccttctccttgtaacaaccttttatgtacttgaaaactaatgtcccccctcagtcttttcttctccaaactaaacaaaccctttttttttttttttttttttcaaccttccctcacaggtcatgctttctagacctttaatcatttttgttgctcttctctggaccttctccaatttgtccacatctctcctgaaatgtggcccccagaactggacatagtactccactTGAGGCCTATTCACAGCacagcagagcggaagaattacttcttgtgtcttgcttacaacactcctgctaatacaaccgagaatgttttttgctttttttgaaacatcgttacactgttgactcatatttagcttgtgatccactatgacccgcggatccttttccgcagtactccttcctaggcagtcatttcccattttgtacgtgtgcaactgattgttccttcctaagtggagtactttgcatttgtcctgattgaatttcatcctatttacttcagaccatttctccgatttgtccagatcattttgaattttaatcctattctccaaagcacttacaacccctcccagcttggtatcgtctgcaaactttataagtgtactctctatgccattatctaaatcattgatggagatattgaacagaaccagacccaggaccgatccttgcgggaccccacttgatatgctctcccagcttgactatgaaccactgataaataactactctctgggaacggttatccaatcagttatgcacccaccttatagcagctTCATCCAGGTTGTATTTCCCGCTTTTGTGTATGAGAAGGTCACGTGAGACAGTACTGAAAGCCTTATTAAATCATATAGATatgatataccacatctaccacttcctccctatccacaaagctcattaccctatcaaagaaagctattaggtttgttcttgataaatccatgctgactgttacttatcaccatattatcttctaggtatctgcaaactgattgcttaattatctttccaggtactgaagttaagatgactggtctgtaatccCCTGGGTTGTCTGCATGGAGATCAAGAATATGTGGAGTTATCACAATTAATGAAAATgcaaattttggaagggatgttAAACCTCACGTTTTAGGATTTTAGCGtagtgtgtgtgtcagggtgtgggaggagggggagaaagagcagATTATCTCACACATGCCTGCTGCGGGGTccctacaccttcctctgaaacatctggtgctggccactgtcagacacgATATTGGGCTAAATGGAACTAGGGCAGGTGTAGTCAATACGtggactgcaggccaaatccggaccatgagatgcttttgaacagactgcaaaatctttttatttacttattattattactgtggtgtgaaaaatgtttctctggagtctggacattgaccaagaaatttggaccttgacaaaaaaaataattaactaaCCCTAACCTAGGGTCTATCGTGGTTTCCGATGCAATTCTTATATTTCTATTCCACCCCTAGGTTCCTACgcaattcctgtgttcttatTCTCCCCCTAAAAACCAGACTTGTCCTGCCCCTTCAGATGAGAGATTCGTTTAATGTGACAGATTAAATAGTGAAAGGCACCTGCTTTTCTCAGAGAAAAGAgagctgctcttccccctcctccccaataaATGTATCAGGAGTCATAACTGCTAACATTTGGGACAAAAGTTTTTAGTTCTTCTTAGTCCTGTAGAGCCATGACAGCTCTGGCAGAGTGAGCTGGAATTTACTCTGGCTCATGCATCAGCAACAGGATTGTCTGCAAGCAGCTAACTAcattttcatttgtaaattgAGATAGTCTGATTTGGAGACAACAAACACGGAACCCTACAGTGTAATTTTACACTCGCTTTTCAGAGCAGAGCCACACTTTAAATGGCGCCCTGCAAGGATAAGATGCCCCATCCCCTTTGAAACAGACTCTCCCTCATCCCAAACAGTCACTCTATAATTCCCTTCCCCGCAAAACCCAGCCCCGGACAGAAGTAACCAGACCTTTTGGCCCCACACCCATCATTGCCTTGCCAACTTAGAATCAAATGATTCTTGTACCATCTAGTGACCACAGTGAGAACTGCAGTCCCCAGGATACAATATCCACTTTCTCACTTCGTCCTCCTGACACTGACACTCACTCACACGCACACAGCTCAGGACAGGTTCTGGGGAGCTAAGGTTTTAAGCTGCACTATTATCTCCCCTGCCTATCTCCCCAACTCCTTATATCTGATCCCAAAAGATTCCACTCCTGCTgattgcccccaccctgcccactcCAATCCCAAGTTATGACAACAGCACAGGCTGCAGGAAGCCCCAAACCTCTCAAACAGCCCTGCCACACAATGGGAGAAGTTTGGAATGGAGACTTGAAGGCATGTAGCTCATCTCTGGCTAATACAGGGCTGTTCCCTACAGTAAGCTCTCCAATGCTTTGTCTAGTCTAGCTGTAAGTGGCTCCAGTGATGGATGGGGGCTTCTACTGCTTCGTCTGGAAACAATTCCACAGTCTAAAGGCTCATGTACACTAGGCGTTTTATACCTGGAATTAAACGATTGTCAAATAACTCAAGGTGGTTAATGTATTTGTAAGGACAGTGTTTGCCACTCCCCAAATGTTTACTACAGGCCACAAACATGTGTTTATCCTCAGCAAAGGTTAAAAATCTCTAGCACACACAAATCCTCACAGATTTCACTGTCAGGCATGACGTCCTAATGTGCATTCAGAGTTTCTTTGGCTCAGACTCATCCATTATTCCATGGCCTATGTGCCTTACAGCACAGATATTCAATTCCTAACCCAAAGAGCCTACAGTCTAGTATGTTTCAATAGCTCTTTGAAGCCAAATAATTCCTCACTCTTTTCATCACCATTTAAATACATACAGATGGTAGTGGTTCATAGAatctcatagaatctcagggttggaagggacctcaggaggtcatctagtacaaccccctgctcaaagcaggaccaatccccaatttttgccccagatccctaaatggccccctcaaggatttaactcacaaccctgggtttagcaggccaatgctcaaaccactgagctatccctcccccactggtTCTCTTCAGACATCTTTTAACCAAGCTATTCTGGTCCATATTTTACTTTGAATTGGTGTCTTATCTCAAACATCATTATCACAGCTCCTCAAGCATTTTtactgctcttctctgaactccctccagtttGGGATTATCTAGCGGTGTGGTGAGGTGCAGGGACTGACATCTCTTATTCCAAGCGAACTGAAGCCATATAATGAGGGATTATTAACTCCCTGATAGCTGGCATGGCTCCCCCTGTACAACAAACCCATAAATCCCCTTGTCTTTTTTGCCACTATATCACACTAATCTGATGTCTAATTTGCTTTTCTATATCACACCATGGTGtgtgtcactctctctctcttttagaaGTATTTCTGCTCTCAAAGTTTCTTATGCTCATTGAATACTTGTGTCCCAGATTACTTTACATCCCAGAAGCACTTGTCTGCATTTTTCCTGGTTGAATCCATTTCTTATTTCCTGCCCATATTTTATTTCCCTACCCTCATGAAACCTTGTATTTTACTATCCTATGAATGGAATTAACATGCTGGTTTTCTCCTCTGACAGATTTACAACAAATAGGCTAAAATGGAACCTAACACTCCCTCCAACTCAATACACTGCTGTTACTCATTGCTTAGTTTACATTCTTTGCGACGCTTAGCAATTCATGTTAGAGTACACATACCCAAGTCAGCTTGAATTCATTTCTCAAGTGAAGTTTCaagaaaaaatatcaaatgcTTTAGTGAAAATCCAGATGTCCCAACTACCGTGTTCCTTCCAGACACTAGTCCAGTAATTCTACCAAATATGTGATCAAGTTTGTCAGATATCATTTACAAACGCTCCTCTCTTCCCCGGAAGTTGATAGTTTTACTGACCCATTCATTTTCTCTTACTCCTGGTTATGTGCCTGCTTCCCTCTGTACCTGGAGCTACCTCCCAATCCCAGTTTACAAAGTCTTCTTCTCACTCAAATCTCTGCAAGAAACACACTTCTCCCTGCTGAAGGCTCAGTTCTTCTATGGTGCTCATAAATTGTAAGGGTTcatagtttaagaaaaaaaagttgatCCTTTCTCTGAACTTCACAAGTGCATCTTAAATGCCTCCTTCAGATGGTAAATTCCTTGGAGTGGGAACGGTCTTTACCTTGGTGACTTAAGAGTGGAAGATGTGTTCAGTGCTGTACATAGAATACCCTGTTGGTGAAAACTGAACCGGGATCAATCAAGATAAAAGTCTGCAAACGTCTAGAGATTTTGTTCTCATTTAACAGAGAACAAAGGTTGATTTACAGCACAGTAATTGCtaggatcacttttttcccttcttttggaAATCTGGATCACATTTGCTCCGTCCCCTAATGAATTCTCATCAGCTAATACTTCcctacttctgttctttttttaaataattattgctaGTGATCCAACAAATAATTTAATCAGTTCATTCCCTTCACACTCTAGGATACACATACTGAAGACAGGGTGAGAAGTACATATTCAAGTTCCCCACAAATCTTACTTTACCTAATTTATGTCAATAACTCTACAAATAGGAAGTAATAAAGGATGcaactcttttttgttttgattcaaaAGAAAACACTTTAGTAGCTCTGCCGTATTTACACGAGTCCCCCCTTATTTATTAGTGCATCTGCTTTGTCTTGTACTCCCCCCTCAAATAATACATTTATAAGAGCCCTTATTTCCCCTTTCACCTCTTTGACTAGCATTCTGCAACCTTTAGCTGACAGAGCAACAGAAAGCTGTGGCTCCTAAGCAACCCTACCATAAACTGTGTTTCCCCATTGGAGGGAAAATGAATGCTATGAGGGAACAGATTTCAATTTCAATCTGCTGAGGGGTAATTTATGAACAGGGAGATCAAAAGCGGAGTTTGAGGGAGGAAGTTGCTTAACACCATGTTGCGCCTCCCTCCACTTCAGTTTACAGACTAAAGTAGGTCTTGCAAGCAGCAAGAGGGAAATCCCCTATCGTCTATTACCGCATGCTCTCAGTACTACTACTTCCTCCATTAACACCCTCCAATCTTTACCTTATTATTTAGAGTGACTGAAAATAGAGATCTCTGCAAGCTGAGCAGGAGGGTCAGGGACATGTCCTCCGATAGCACATGCATGACTTTATGGAGTTGCATGTGACCCTTGCATTTTCCAAGCCAACAAAGCTGAGGAAAGAAGTACGTCAGGGAGGTGAGAAAGGAAGACAAAAGTTGCATGCAAAGTATATGTGTGGGACAGTTAATGTGTCTCTATTACTCTGCATGAGCTTCCATTTTTCCCCAGACTGAATCTTATTGATATTTCTAAACCCTCAAGTAACCTCCTACAGACAAGATCTATCAGGGATGTCAGATTAATAAAGGTTGGAAAGGACTGCCCCACATCAGCCACTCCAAATTCCCCTCCCAAAGCAACAACTTACGTTTTCCATAAATTAGTGTCACCTTACAGGCTATTGCATGCCATGATCCCCCCTACATGTAAACTTGTCCTCTGGGCTTCAGCTCTTCATCCATGGGAAAGTTTGACTAATATCCAGGGAATACAGCCAAACCTTCTACCCAAAATACTGTAGCGGAAGCCCACACTTTCAGTCCTGCCATCCATGATGCAAGAGCGTGTTAGTGATATCACAAACACTGGTGTGATATCCCTTAGCGATCCGATAGAAAAGTCAAGCATTCGAAGCCTGACTTAAGGCACCAATGGCCAGATTTATAAAACAATCAGGTGCCCTaaaatgcagataggcacctagtgggattttaaGAAGTGCCCAAGCAGATTAGGCACATAACTCAATTCAAAGAGTAattcctttgtaaatctggctccAAATCAGTATTAAGATAactaaataaataagcaaacgGAATTTCAAATCAGGCCAGTTATTTAGATGCTgtaatatggatttagaagcctaactttaaacaccacatttgaaaatcttggtcagaAACATTATATATGAAACCATTCATTACAAGTGCATGCTAGCCTTTTACAACCAGTCGTGGTTTGGTTCCGTATTTAATCTCCATGCCTTCCAGTTCTAATCGGTTGAGTTTCCCAGTCAAAAAGAATATTGTTCtaactgccagctctgcaaactcccccggGGACCCAAGAGTCAAGTTTCTCCCCCGTGCTTCAGAAGTCCTCATCGGCAAGAGATTCTGCAGTCAAAAGAACTGACAACATGTTTAATGTGCAAGACAGAACAGaaccctccttctcctcctgtaGTGGCATCAGTCCTGCAGCATTTACAGGAGTCAAAACCTTGGCTTTGGCGGACAGAAAGATAGGACTTCAGTACAAAGGAATGAAGGGCTCTTTTAGCTGATTTTCTAACTAAAATCACATTGCAAAATTTCCTCAAAAAAAGTTTGGACAAGTTCAGATGGTACTAAACCAAAAGAGAGTTATTTCTTGCTGTCTAGTCTGACTTCTGATCCAGCCCTAAAAATAACACCCCAAAGAAACCAGCAACTAAGGGAAGTCCCCAACACAACCTCATCTCACCAGACCTCCTCCCCAGAGGAgacaccagcagctcctgccctgctcagTGCTCCCCACAGTGAGGCATCAACCTTCCAATGGTGATTTTTTGTTCCACGCTTCACTCTCTTCTCCAGCGTGACAAGCTAACTATAAGCACCAGTCAGAGGATTACAGTAACAGTCAAGTGGATTTCAAGAGTTGGGGAGGGAAAAGAATTAAGGCAAGTCAAGACGCCAGTGAAGGAATATTGTTTGTTGTGGTGGTGTTTAAGAAATTATGGGAATGCTTATTTCTTGAAGTGTCAGTGATTTGTGTCCCCCAACCCCAAtatctttttaaaacagaaagccACTAACTAGAAATCTAATCAATTTAGACAGTAAGTCAGAAGTAAGGTGGATTCAGAATCTGCACCTGTTTCTGAGATGCCCTGCCAGTTCTTTGCGACTATACAATCACATGTTGCTATATATAGTATTacacatttaaattttttaactAAATGTTTCCCTTCCATGTTGCTCTGTCCCACACACATAGAAGAGGAAACCAACTGACTATTCAGGGAAACTGATTAGAGCTGTCAAATACTCAATGtaaataaagaagcaaaaattaGAAAGTTTCTTTTCAGATTTCAAGTGTTACAAGTAATAGTAggttaaaaaaattcaaacagaaatgttatttttaagtCAATGGTGTCGCCTTAAGCTTTCCTCTGCATTATTAGACTCCCAAACACAAGAAGATCTAAAGCATAAGTGTCAGAGATAAAAACTGACTATAGAATGAAACTGACTAGCTCCGTTTCAGGGAGTGAAGTGTAAAAAGAAGCACACTCATTAGTGGGGAAAGCAAACAGATTTTTatcgttttcagtttttaattaagGAAAGAGTAACAATGTAgacaaggtggtggtggtggtggtggcggcggggGCAGAATTTGAGGAAGCACTGCTTGTGATTGGAACAATTTTCAGAGAGCTCCCCAATTTTTACCAGAGCATCCAGAAAACCCCAGGAAGATTCTCCCCACAATGTTTAAACTATGTCTGCGATCCTCCCATATGCTCTACCCTTCCAAAGCAGATAACAGGGGGCATCCTATTGCAATGGTTCTCAACTTTCCAGAATATTGTACACCTtgtaggagtctgatttgtcttgcgtacccccaagtttcacctcacttaaaaactacttgcttacaaaatcagacataaaaatacaagactgtcacagccactattactgaaaaattgcttacattctcatttttaccatataattataaaataaatcaactggaatataaatattgtacttacatttcagtgtacagtagaTAGACAATGAGTTGTTTATTCTGCTCTGTgcgaaattttagtttgtactgacttcgctagtgctttttatgtactctgttgtaaaactagacaaatatctagaggagttgatgtaccccctagaagacctctgAGTATCCCCAGGGATACGCAtaccccttgttgagaaccactgtcctattGCACAGAACTTTGAGTGCTGCCACTTAGCGCTTCACTTATGTTTCAACAGAGCTTTGAAGATGTGAAGCCTCTCAACACCCGTGAGGCAGGAAAGCAaagtattaaccccattttacagatagggaaagcAGACACAAAAATGTAACTTCACTTGCCCAAAGGCATAGAATGAGCCAATGCCTGAGATAGGAGGATTAGATGCACTGCTACAGCACCCATCTCCATAGCATCTGGGTATCAGATTAGACCAGAATTGAGAAATTCCTGACTCCCCATGCAAATTTGTCTTAAATACACTGGATGATATTCTGGCACCTCCATTCATTTATGATCCAGGATTGGGATTTGGAGGGGAGCAATAATGCAACAAATTTGTCTGCAGGGTGTCAGTCAGAGAGCAGAATATGGCAGATACCAACTCTTACAGGAAAAATCTGTTAACTTCCGCTACAAAGGTCACCaccaccacattttaaaaagaggaaactgGGGactccaccttttttttttttttttttttaaagtcttccttCTGAGACAAAACACGACTATGCATGAAGAAACAGATATCATGAAAATGACACTGTCAATGGGGACGAAGTGGAGTCTTTATGCCATGAAGAGGTATAGTTATTCCATGAATTCCAGAACAAGCAGCGAGCCCCAAAGGACCGCCAATATAGCGCCGG carries:
- the CBX6 gene encoding chromobox protein homolog 6 isoform X1 — encoded protein: MELSAVGERVFAAESIIKRRIRKGRIEYLVKWKGWAIKYSTWEPEENILDSRLIAAFEQKERERELYGPKKRGPKPKTFLLKARAQAEALHIGDVHFSVKPGSSTSSPKLHSSAAVHRLKKDIRRCHRMSRRPLPRPDPQNGGGVGGGAGIRPPVSPFSETVRIINRKVKPREPKRSRIILNLKVIDKGGKAASGGGGLARPKIPSRNRVIGKSKKFSESILRTQIRHMKFGTFSLYNKPSAAPATSLEGKMEAGGSQGASCGLVMGSTPYDAHSSSSSGCPSPTPHSSSDPDDSPPKLLPETLSPAIPDWRESEVLDLSIPPESAATSKRSPPRGCAGGQTPSSSLSSSDPEQEAGDWRPEMSPCSNVVVTDVTSNLLTVTIKEFCNAEDFEKVAAGGGGSK
- the CBX6 gene encoding chromobox protein homolog 6 isoform X2; the protein is MELSAVGERVFAAESIIKRRIRKGRIEYLVKWKGWAIKYSTWEPEENILDSRLIAAFEQKERERELYGPKKRGPKPKTFLLKPGSSTSSPKLHSSAAVHRLKKDIRRCHRMSRRPLPRPDPQNGGGVGGGAGIRPPVSPFSETVRIINRKVKPREPKRSRIILNLKVIDKGGKAASGGGGLARPKIPSRNRVIGKSKKFSESILRTQIRHMKFGTFSLYNKPSAAPATSLEGKMEAGGSQGASCGLVMGSTPYDAHSSSSSGCPSPTPHSSSDPDDSPPKLLPETLSPAIPDWRESEVLDLSIPPESAATSKRSPPRGCAGGQTPSSSLSSSDPEQEAGDWRPEMSPCSNVVVTDVTSNLLTVTIKEFCNAEDFEKVAAGGGGSK